One part of the Armatimonadota bacterium genome encodes these proteins:
- a CDS encoding ComEC family competence protein: protein MNLHRRPLFPIAVVYIAGIVLSAETRLPPSVALLLGTTLVLAAAVMPTGKLPRAVALLAAGVFLLGMLRTSAAWVVPADDVSRLAEGKMVHVTGVIVSDPEPRDDGSVRFVVRAESAETYTSRYPVTGRAMVSIYRSSWEESGSGYVPFHGDRVMVHGRLRVPGPAANPDSGSYGDYLMRRGIYCTLSASTGDISRVGFAGGGVRHLAAVMKHAIMGRIARMLPGDRGSLLIGVLLGNYASLPLGVQSAFMRTGTMHLLAASGYNCGVILLIFRWILRRLTVPRAWMHILLIALLWAFALLVGMGPSIVRATAMVTASLSAYLLWRSPDLLNIVLLSGLVILGANPLNLYDVGFQLSFAAVLAIITIAPFLERLMVSSPSQNSGGVKSAVARGGIWAWRNVFAAVTLSAAATVGSAPITAYYFNYVSVVSIAANAAVALLVVALTAFGLASLSASWIPLLGPSLAVFSSWTAGSMLWVVTVMGDLWWASWSVRSPSWIVILAYYVGLMVLVELTHRRRHGPVRDNDRHQNAS from the coding sequence ATGAACCTCCATAGGCGGCCGCTGTTTCCAATCGCAGTCGTGTACATAGCCGGTATCGTTCTATCGGCCGAGACGCGTCTGCCTCCCTCAGTTGCTCTGCTCCTCGGAACGACCCTCGTCCTGGCGGCGGCCGTCATGCCGACCGGGAAGCTGCCCCGCGCCGTGGCACTGCTCGCTGCCGGAGTGTTTCTGCTTGGCATGCTCAGGACTTCCGCCGCTTGGGTGGTGCCTGCGGACGACGTATCGCGTCTCGCCGAAGGGAAGATGGTCCATGTCACAGGGGTTATCGTCTCCGACCCTGAGCCGCGGGATGACGGCAGCGTGAGGTTCGTCGTCCGCGCGGAATCGGCAGAGACCTACACGAGCCGATACCCGGTTACCGGAAGGGCGATGGTTTCCATCTACCGGTCAAGTTGGGAGGAGTCCGGTTCGGGCTACGTTCCCTTCCACGGGGACCGGGTGATGGTTCACGGCCGGCTCCGAGTTCCCGGCCCTGCCGCCAACCCGGATTCCGGGTCCTACGGAGATTACCTCATGCGGAGGGGTATATACTGCACGCTCTCTGCCTCGACCGGTGACATATCTCGCGTTGGGTTCGCCGGAGGTGGCGTCAGACACCTCGCGGCTGTGATGAAGCATGCCATCATGGGCAGGATTGCGCGAATGCTGCCTGGCGACAGGGGTAGTTTGCTGATCGGAGTCCTGCTCGGCAACTACGCTTCGTTGCCGCTCGGAGTGCAGTCAGCCTTCATGCGCACAGGGACCATGCACCTGCTCGCGGCTTCCGGATACAACTGCGGCGTGATCCTCCTGATATTCCGATGGATATTGCGCAGGCTGACCGTTCCAAGGGCGTGGATGCACATCCTGCTCATTGCGCTGCTGTGGGCCTTCGCGCTGCTTGTGGGCATGGGTCCTTCGATCGTGCGGGCCACGGCCATGGTGACGGCGTCTCTATCGGCGTATCTCCTGTGGCGGTCTCCTGATCTGTTGAACATCGTGCTGTTGTCGGGGCTGGTGATCCTCGGCGCGAACCCGCTCAATCTGTACGATGTCGGATTTCAGCTCTCGTTTGCCGCGGTGCTTGCAATCATCACGATAGCGCCGTTTCTGGAGCGGCTGATGGTGTCCTCGCCATCCCAGAACTCCGGCGGGGTGAAGAGTGCGGTGGCGAGGGGCGGCATCTGGGCGTGGAGGAATGTGTTCGCGGCCGTGACTCTCTCAGCCGCCGCGACGGTCGGCTCCGCGCCGATCACGGCGTACTATTTCAACTATGTCTCGGTCGTGTCAATCGCGGCGAATGCGGCGGTGGCGCTTCTCGTGGTGGCGTTGACGGCCTTCGGCTTGGCTTCGTTGAGCGCTTCTTGGATACCATTGCTTGGACCGTCGCTGGCGGTGTTCAGTTCGTGGACGGCGGGCTCGATGCTCTGGGTCGTGACGGTGATGGGCGACCTGTGGTGGGCATCGTGGTCGGTCCGATCACCGTCATGGATAGTGATTCTGGCCTACTATGTCGGCCTCATGGTGTTGGTGGAGTTGACTCATCGCCGCAGACACGGCCCGGTTCGTGATAATGACAGACACCAGAATGCCTCGTAA
- a CDS encoding MBL fold metallo-hydrolase, producing MTDTRMPRKGLLVAGLLILLTVGWALLRVFVVHGGDALEIAFLSVGQGDCAFLRTPSGRTMLIDGGTDGGSDVGYNVIAPFLRRKGVNRIDVLVLSHPHADHLSGLVAVVREFRVGMVLDPCIPHPSPLYSEFLQVVKDRGALYRQAVRGQTLDLGDGAKAEVLNPPSQRLSGTQDDVNNGSVVLRFSSQGHRILFAGDAEYDAEMDIMRSGMNVKCDVLKIGHHGGNDATSADWLDAARPKIAVISVGRSNSFGHPQREVLSRLEARGVRIYRTDHHGAVTVRFVGGAMTVRTTLSRAGF from the coding sequence ATGACAGACACCAGAATGCCTCGTAAGGGACTGCTAGTCGCAGGTCTGCTGATCCTGCTGACCGTGGGCTGGGCGCTTCTAAGGGTCTTCGTTGTCCACGGGGGCGATGCACTCGAGATTGCGTTCCTGAGCGTCGGTCAGGGAGACTGTGCCTTCCTGCGCACCCCTTCGGGTCGCACGATGCTCATTGATGGTGGGACTGACGGTGGAAGCGACGTCGGGTATAACGTCATCGCGCCGTTTCTCAGGCGAAAGGGAGTGAATCGCATTGATGTGCTGGTGCTTAGCCATCCCCATGCGGATCATCTGTCGGGACTCGTTGCAGTGGTGCGCGAGTTTCGGGTCGGTATGGTGCTCGATCCGTGCATCCCGCATCCTTCGCCCCTCTACAGTGAGTTTCTGCAGGTGGTGAAGGATCGTGGAGCTCTCTACCGGCAGGCCGTAAGAGGTCAGACGCTTGACCTCGGCGACGGAGCAAAGGCTGAAGTGCTGAATCCGCCTAGCCAGCGGCTGTCGGGCACTCAGGATGATGTCAACAACGGCTCAGTGGTGCTTCGCTTCTCATCCCAGGGGCATCGCATCCTGTTCGCGGGTGATGCGGAATATGATGCCGAGATGGACATCATGCGGTCGGGGATGAACGTGAAGTGCGACGTGCTCAAGATCGGTCACCATGGCGGCAACGATGCAACCTCCGCTGACTGGCTCGATGCTGCTCGGCCGAAGATTGCGGTGATTAGCGTCGGGCGCAGCAACTCCTTTGGCCACCCTCAGAGAGAGGTTCTGTCGCGACTGGAAGCGCGTGGAGTGCGAATATACCGTACCGATCACCACGGTGCCGTCACGGTGCGGTTCGTAGGCGGCGCCATGACGGTTCGAACCACACTCTCGCGCGCGGGATTCTAG
- a CDS encoding ParB/RepB/Spo0J family partition protein, which translates to MQSISIEQITTNSKQPRQTFYESSLEELAQSIRERGVLEPIVVRPKDGKYEIVMGERRYRASQLAGLSEIPAVVRDMTDEDAAADALLENFQREDLNPIDRAKAIESLLSFMTWDRCAKTLGVSESTLRRHLELLELPDEVQRELVESFNGSSGASFSEAHARLLKSLNSDRSLQSRLLRKIKDENLSVGETQKILDAIREVPAKTEAFLRVPIRVIEEMLKQIGKAQKKTKPFKAQTSKQHVQALEKAADQLAELADERLIEYLKMDEMNQLLSTCDTAFRELEGFCNRLRCALRKDDHGFKEVYIHCPLCGRIELVGSMRCAVCWTVLRRCVDCGLYDEAYQRCSVSGDYVYLSEAESPQDSSASYKCENYKPKFEPRKAA; encoded by the coding sequence TTGCAGAGTATCAGCATCGAACAGATCACCACGAACAGCAAACAGCCCAGACAGACCTTCTATGAGAGCAGTCTGGAGGAACTGGCGCAGTCAATTAGGGAGCGCGGCGTTCTGGAACCGATTGTTGTGCGGCCAAAGGACGGCAAGTATGAGATAGTGATGGGTGAGCGCCGATACCGAGCTAGCCAACTTGCCGGACTGAGTGAGATTCCGGCGGTGGTGCGCGATATGACCGATGAAGACGCCGCCGCGGACGCGCTCCTGGAGAACTTCCAGCGGGAGGACCTGAACCCGATTGACCGCGCAAAGGCTATTGAGAGCCTGCTCAGTTTCATGACGTGGGACAGGTGTGCAAAGACGCTGGGAGTGAGCGAGAGTACGCTCCGCCGGCATCTTGAACTTCTAGAACTTCCGGACGAGGTTCAGCGCGAACTCGTCGAATCTTTCAATGGCTCATCCGGCGCGTCATTCAGCGAGGCCCATGCCCGGCTTCTCAAGAGCCTCAACTCGGATCGGTCGCTGCAGTCTCGCCTTCTGCGAAAGATCAAGGACGAGAATCTCTCAGTGGGCGAGACGCAGAAGATTCTGGACGCGATCCGCGAAGTTCCTGCCAAGACCGAAGCCTTCCTGCGCGTGCCCATCCGCGTGATCGAGGAGATGCTGAAGCAGATCGGGAAGGCGCAGAAGAAGACGAAGCCGTTCAAGGCACAAACCTCCAAGCAGCACGTTCAGGCGTTGGAGAAGGCGGCGGACCAGCTTGCGGAGTTGGCCGACGAGCGGCTCATCGAGTATCTCAAGATGGACGAGATGAACCAGTTGTTGAGCACGTGTGACACGGCTTTCCGAGAACTGGAGGGCTTCTGCAACAGGCTCAGATGCGCACTTCGGAAGGACGATCACGGATTCAAGGAAGTGTATATCCATTGCCCACTATGCGGCCGCATAGAACTGGTCGGCAGCATGAGGTGTGCCGTCTGTTGGACGGTTCTCCGAAGGTGCGTGGACTGCGGTCTGTATGATGAGGCATACCAGCGCTGCTCGGTTTCAGGGGATTACGTCTACCTCTCTGAGGCTGAGTCCCCGCAGGACAGCTCAGCTTCGTACAAGTGCGAGAACTACAAGCCGAAGTTCGAGCCGCGCAAGGCGGCATAG
- a CDS encoding DegT/DnrJ/EryC1/StrS family aminotransferase translates to MRAATPAQIRRCEVAALNGERLAIDGGTPVRTDPLPSVSGKSGRGFGEEELLNLREAIESGNLFRYGGKFVMKFEEDFSKMLGVKHSVASTSGTSAIHIAVGAVNPNPGDEIITAPITDMGTLVGILFQNAIPVFADLDPKTYTMLPESIEERITEKTKAIIVVHLFGQSADMDPILEIARRHNLKVIEDCCQAYLAEYKGRLVGTMGDIGCFSLQQSKHMASGDGGITVTNDDDLGRRAALFSDKGWPREPGARDYPFLGINYRMNELTGAVASAQVGKVEDVVRRRRKIAEAITRGISDAPGVKVPVVREGCKHSWWQYAITIDESALTCTPVEFGQALTKEGIPAGVGYIGKPIYMNPIFLDTMTYGDSGCPFTCHRANKREYRESDCPNTMEILRTIVILACNEFYTDRDVDDIVAAVRKVAHHFARREA, encoded by the coding sequence ATGCGGGCGGCGACGCCCGCGCAAATCAGACGATGCGAGGTGGCTGCATTGAACGGGGAGAGACTGGCGATAGACGGCGGCACGCCGGTTCGCACGGACCCACTGCCTTCGGTGAGCGGGAAGTCCGGTCGCGGTTTCGGCGAAGAGGAGTTGTTGAATCTTCGAGAAGCTATTGAATCGGGCAATCTGTTCCGGTACGGCGGTAAGTTCGTGATGAAGTTCGAAGAGGATTTCTCGAAGATGCTCGGGGTCAAGCACTCGGTGGCCTCCACATCCGGCACTTCCGCCATACACATAGCGGTCGGAGCGGTCAATCCAAATCCGGGGGATGAGATCATCACGGCTCCGATCACCGATATGGGCACTCTGGTCGGCATACTCTTTCAGAATGCCATACCCGTGTTCGCGGATCTCGATCCGAAGACGTATACCATGCTTCCGGAGAGCATTGAGGAGCGGATAACCGAGAAGACCAAGGCGATCATTGTCGTGCATCTTTTCGGTCAGTCCGCCGATATGGACCCGATTCTGGAGATCGCGCGCAGACACAATCTGAAGGTGATCGAGGACTGCTGCCAGGCATACCTTGCGGAGTACAAGGGTCGTCTCGTGGGCACGATGGGAGACATTGGTTGCTTCAGCTTGCAGCAGTCGAAGCACATGGCATCCGGCGACGGTGGGATCACTGTAACGAACGATGATGACCTGGGGCGGAGAGCCGCCCTGTTCTCGGACAAGGGATGGCCCAGGGAGCCCGGCGCTCGCGACTACCCGTTTCTGGGCATCAACTACCGTATGAACGAGCTCACCGGCGCGGTGGCCTCCGCGCAGGTCGGGAAGGTCGAAGATGTCGTGCGCAGGCGCAGGAAGATCGCTGAGGCGATTACGAGAGGCATCTCGGATGCGCCCGGCGTCAAGGTTCCGGTCGTGAGGGAAGGCTGCAAGCATTCCTGGTGGCAGTACGCGATAACGATTGACGAATCGGCGCTGACGTGCACTCCGGTCGAGTTCGGCCAGGCTCTCACGAAGGAAGGGATTCCGGCCGGTGTTGGGTACATCGGCAAGCCTATATATATGAACCCGATATTTCTGGACACCATGACCTACGGCGACTCCGGATGTCCCTTCACCTGTCACCGTGCCAACAAGCGCGAATACAGGGAGAGCGATTGCCCCAACACGATGGAGATTCTGAGGACTATCGTCATTCTCGCCTGCAACGAGTTCTACACCGACCGGGATGTGGATGACATAGTCGCTGCTGTCCGAAAGGTCGCGCACCACTTCGCACGGAGAGAAGCATGA
- a CDS encoding amidohydrolase family protein, protein MNYQVIDSDTHFGSMPYRDTDVSVEKLKSLMSRYGVAAALAYSLKGVAYDFTEGNDETLAVCRANPELVPVATVDPRRHLGVLEEIGRRRSEGFVALRLFPEQQGWKINSILSKPIMAECERLGMPLIVSGAGAGGPTDVLAAIKDTTVPVIVTGVGYFNLAEGIAAAREHPSMLLEAQINDTPDSMRVTVDAIGADRVVYGSNSPSLSMRASLNGVAEAELTDDQKTLIFGGNLRRILGIGVRDLSLSLDHPFEGIPIIDVHSHYGKWPFPMRRGGIEYSLELMRRRGINKTIMSSSYAIVYDFREGNKQMADAIQGHPELLGYVTVNPNYFEASCAELEEYLARPNFVGVKIHPAYCRLGINSAKTLALLREIEKYRRPVLIHTYGAGTPSQIQSVARECPELPFIMGHGGADAWREAAEVIRDTENVYMEFCCSGLETDKVGRSVGIAGAERILFGTDLDLIHPGFIAGSYEEASLGTEDLERILYRNAVSLFGVQP, encoded by the coding sequence ATGAACTACCAGGTGATAGACTCGGATACGCATTTCGGCTCGATGCCGTATCGAGATACCGATGTGTCGGTGGAGAAGCTGAAGTCCTTGATGAGCCGGTATGGTGTTGCGGCGGCTCTAGCCTACTCGCTCAAGGGGGTTGCATACGACTTCACGGAAGGCAACGACGAGACGCTGGCCGTCTGTCGGGCGAACCCGGAGTTGGTGCCGGTGGCGACCGTGGATCCCCGTCGCCACCTGGGCGTATTGGAGGAGATCGGCAGGCGAAGGAGCGAGGGTTTTGTCGCCTTGAGGCTCTTTCCAGAGCAGCAAGGATGGAAGATAAACTCCATATTGTCCAAGCCGATTATGGCGGAGTGCGAGCGCCTCGGCATGCCCCTGATAGTGTCCGGCGCGGGTGCGGGCGGCCCTACCGATGTGCTGGCTGCAATCAAGGATACCACCGTGCCCGTGATCGTCACAGGGGTGGGGTACTTCAATCTCGCCGAGGGCATAGCCGCGGCCCGCGAACATCCGAGCATGCTCCTGGAGGCGCAGATCAACGATACGCCTGATTCAATGCGGGTTACGGTCGATGCCATTGGGGCCGATCGGGTGGTGTATGGATCGAACAGCCCGTCGCTCTCGATGCGTGCCTCGCTCAATGGCGTAGCGGAAGCCGAGTTGACGGATGATCAGAAGACCCTGATATTCGGCGGCAACCTGAGGCGCATCCTGGGAATCGGCGTTCGTGACTTGAGCTTGAGTCTGGATCATCCCTTTGAGGGCATTCCGATCATTGACGTGCACTCGCACTACGGCAAGTGGCCGTTCCCGATGAGGCGGGGGGGGATCGAGTACTCTCTCGAACTCATGCGGCGGCGTGGCATCAACAAGACTATCATGTCATCCAGTTACGCGATCGTCTATGATTTTCGGGAGGGGAACAAGCAGATGGCCGATGCCATTCAAGGCCACCCGGAACTGCTCGGGTATGTTACCGTCAATCCGAACTACTTCGAAGCCTCTTGTGCAGAGCTCGAGGAATACCTGGCGCGGCCGAACTTCGTCGGGGTGAAGATTCATCCGGCGTACTGCAGACTCGGGATCAACTCCGCCAAGACCCTGGCTCTCCTGCGCGAGATTGAGAAATACCGCAGGCCTGTGCTGATACACACCTATGGCGCGGGGACGCCGTCTCAGATTCAGTCTGTAGCGCGCGAGTGCCCCGAACTGCCGTTCATCATGGGACACGGCGGCGCGGATGCCTGGAGAGAGGCCGCCGAAGTCATCAGGGATACCGAGAACGTCTACATGGAGTTCTGCTGCAGCGGGCTGGAAACAGACAAGGTGGGGCGTTCGGTGGGGATCGCCGGCGCGGAGCGTATTCTATTCGGCACCGACCTGGATCTGATCCATCCGGGGTTTATAGCGGGATCCTACGAGGAAGCCTCTCTCGGAACTGAGGATCTGGAGAGAATACTCTATAGAAATGCGGTATCCCTGTTCGGCGTTCAACCGTAG
- the cadA gene encoding cadmium-translocating P-type ATPase produces MHVTKTLSLRVVLPPAVEECDRCVERLRDALLQMSGVSSADLDRETSTLLLGYDPHSASIEEVERRARRIGIELEQNLRHETLTLVGLDCLDCALKVEKGVGRMRGVLWASTNYTAGKISVEYEPTEVDISAIRKRIRELGVDLDSTDAADDRTEAHRRGFFQIDGRTALTAIAGVAILAGLLTSFSGWDAPSQALYAVAGLAVGAYAVRGAYYSLRSLVLDMNVLMTIAAAGAMVIGEWFEAAAVMFLFALGNTLEARSIERTRRSIRSLADLFPPRATAIRGGKEESVEIARLQVGDLMVVRPGEKIATDGIVTSGVSSVNQAAVTGESVPVEKSVGDAVMAGSLNQQGALEVRATATSSDNTLARIIHLVEEAQAEKAPTQRFTEIFGRYYTPAVIILAGVVAGVWPLIAGVTRVEAVYISLTLLVVACPCALVISTPVAIISAIGNAARNGVLIKGGAHLETAGRLAAIAFDKTGTLTTGKSSVTHIIPSAGSTEEEVIRVAAAVESRSEHPIATAIVAEARRRDITSNEITAFEALPGMGASGVLDSARAAVGNARLMSNLGIDCGAEAETVARLEEEGNTAVLVATRGRIVGVVGIADTVRESARDMFAQLQKSGIARLLVLSGDNESAARRAALRLGADEYYGGLLPEDKVDIVRRLIRQYGRVAVVGDGVNDAPALAVSSLGIAMGAAGSDVALEAADVALMSDDLRRLPYAIRLSRRTLSVIRQNIAFSLLVIVALIGTTLAGNLRLSFGVFAHEGSALLVIANGMRLLRYK; encoded by the coding sequence ATGCATGTCACCAAGACGCTGAGTCTTCGGGTGGTGCTTCCTCCTGCCGTAGAGGAGTGCGACCGATGCGTGGAGCGGCTGAGGGATGCCCTGCTGCAGATGAGCGGCGTATCGTCTGCAGATCTTGACCGCGAAACCTCGACCCTTCTTCTCGGGTACGATCCTCATTCAGCAAGTATCGAAGAAGTCGAACGGCGAGCGAGGCGTATCGGCATCGAGTTGGAGCAGAACCTGCGCCACGAGACGCTCACCCTGGTGGGCCTTGACTGTCTCGACTGTGCCCTTAAGGTGGAGAAGGGCGTCGGCAGAATGCGCGGCGTCTTGTGGGCTTCGACCAACTACACTGCGGGGAAGATCAGCGTCGAGTACGAACCCACTGAAGTCGACATCTCTGCTATCCGGAAGCGAATCCGCGAACTCGGTGTCGATCTGGATAGTACCGATGCGGCCGATGACAGGACAGAAGCGCATCGCCGTGGGTTTTTCCAGATTGACGGAAGGACCGCGTTGACGGCCATCGCCGGGGTCGCGATCCTGGCTGGCTTGTTGACTTCCTTCTCCGGGTGGGACGCCCCGTCTCAAGCGCTGTATGCTGTTGCGGGGCTTGCCGTAGGCGCATACGCCGTTCGCGGCGCCTACTACAGCCTCCGTTCCCTTGTTCTGGACATGAACGTCCTCATGACGATCGCGGCTGCGGGCGCGATGGTGATCGGCGAATGGTTCGAGGCCGCGGCCGTCATGTTCCTGTTTGCGCTGGGAAACACGCTGGAAGCGCGCTCCATCGAACGTACAAGGCGTTCGATACGATCTCTGGCGGACCTCTTTCCTCCGCGGGCGACTGCCATCCGCGGAGGTAAGGAGGAGTCGGTTGAGATTGCCCGACTCCAGGTTGGCGACTTGATGGTCGTACGTCCCGGTGAGAAGATCGCGACGGACGGTATCGTCACGAGCGGCGTCTCGTCCGTTAACCAGGCTGCGGTCACAGGGGAGTCCGTCCCAGTTGAGAAGTCCGTTGGCGACGCAGTGATGGCGGGATCCCTCAACCAGCAGGGCGCGCTTGAGGTTCGCGCGACGGCGACCTCATCGGACAATACACTTGCTAGGATCATCCATCTCGTGGAGGAGGCCCAGGCGGAGAAGGCCCCGACTCAGCGCTTTACGGAGATCTTTGGACGATACTACACTCCTGCCGTCATCATCCTTGCAGGCGTCGTCGCTGGCGTCTGGCCGCTTATCGCGGGAGTCACGCGGGTCGAAGCGGTCTACATCAGCCTGACGCTGCTGGTTGTCGCCTGTCCGTGCGCTCTTGTGATCTCGACCCCGGTGGCGATCATCTCAGCGATCGGAAACGCCGCGCGGAACGGGGTGCTGATAAAGGGTGGAGCTCATCTTGAGACCGCAGGCCGTCTGGCCGCTATTGCGTTCGACAAGACCGGAACGCTCACTACCGGCAAGTCGTCGGTGACGCATATCATCCCCTCGGCAGGCTCGACCGAGGAGGAGGTGATACGGGTAGCCGCAGCCGTTGAGAGCAGATCAGAACATCCGATTGCGACGGCGATTGTCGCTGAGGCAAGGCGCAGAGACATCACCTCGAACGAGATCACGGCTTTCGAAGCTCTGCCGGGCATGGGAGCATCAGGGGTGCTCGACTCCGCGCGGGCCGCGGTAGGGAATGCCAGGCTGATGTCGAATCTGGGAATAGACTGCGGGGCTGAGGCCGAGACGGTAGCCCGCCTCGAGGAAGAGGGGAATACCGCTGTTCTCGTTGCGACGCGCGGTCGGATCGTCGGCGTTGTCGGGATCGCGGATACTGTTCGGGAGTCCGCTCGGGATATGTTTGCGCAGCTGCAGAAGAGCGGCATCGCCCGCCTGCTCGTGCTCAGCGGAGACAACGAGTCGGCGGCGCGTCGGGCGGCGCTCCGCCTTGGCGCCGACGAATACTACGGGGGGTTGCTGCCGGAAGACAAAGTGGACATCGTCCGAAGACTCATCAGGCAGTACGGCAGAGTGGCAGTGGTGGGCGATGGTGTGAACGATGCTCCTGCACTGGCTGTCTCAAGTCTGGGGATCGCGATGGGAGCGGCCGGCTCCGATGTCGCCTTGGAAGCCGCCGACGTTGCGCTCATGTCGGACGATCTCCGCAGGTTGCCCTACGCGATCCGCCTGAGCAGAAGGACACTCTCCGTGATACGCCAGAACATCGCGTTCTCGCTTCTCGTGATTGTCGCCCTGATCGGCACGACTCTGGCGGGGAATCTCCGCCTGTCGTTTGGGGTTTTCGCGCACGAAGGCAGCGCTCTTCTGGTGATAGCGAATGGTATGCGCCTGCTGAGATACAAGTAG
- a CDS encoding ZIP family metal transporter produces the protein MSFAAGSLLAVTSAHIVPETVELIGPWIAAAALLAGIGLFAGIGRYVSVVCPACAASASEKGYLRLGVLLMVAMGIHSTVDGLAIGAGSAATSTVGAMILIAVSYHKVPEGLALVSIARLAGYGRWTALGIMVLIEFTTALGALIGLVFVPGESPIVLGIVLGLVAGSFVYTVGFALLKEMYAHEKGSILVYVALGFISMLAVGTFFAHVGLQHMH, from the coding sequence GTGAGTTTTGCGGCGGGATCGCTTCTCGCGGTGACCTCCGCGCATATCGTGCCGGAGACCGTGGAACTGATTGGCCCGTGGATAGCCGCGGCGGCGCTCTTGGCGGGCATTGGCCTGTTTGCCGGGATCGGGCGGTATGTATCCGTTGTCTGCCCCGCATGTGCGGCCTCAGCCAGCGAGAAGGGTTACCTTCGGCTGGGTGTTCTCTTGATGGTGGCGATGGGCATCCACAGCACGGTGGACGGCCTTGCAATAGGGGCCGGTTCGGCCGCGACCTCGACCGTTGGGGCGATGATCCTGATAGCGGTTTCGTACCACAAGGTCCCGGAGGGCCTGGCGCTTGTGAGCATTGCGAGACTTGCCGGCTATGGGCGGTGGACGGCGCTCGGGATAATGGTGCTGATTGAGTTCACGACCGCGCTCGGGGCGCTGATCGGGCTTGTGTTCGTGCCTGGCGAGTCACCGATTGTGCTTGGGATCGTGCTCGGTCTCGTTGCCGGAAGCTTCGTCTACACGGTGGGGTTCGCTCTGCTGAAGGAGATGTACGCGCACGAGAAGGGTTCGATACTAGTCTACGTCGCGCTCGGGTTCATCTCGATGCTGGCGGTCGGAACGTTCTTCGCACACGTCGGGTTGCAGCATATGCACTGA
- a CDS encoding HAD family hydrolase, which translates to MDGVLVRGRTPIPGAQDFIGRLLETETKFLIMTNNPQYTPRDLQHRLASVGLCVPEDRLYTSAMATAGFLAKQRPRGTAFAIGESGLTSALHDVGYVLTSSNPDYVVLGETSSYNFEQVTQAIRLIAAGSRFIATNPDPTGPSEKGVTPACGAMASLIEAATGVKPYFIGKPNPLMIRSALNFLDAHSESSVMVGDRMDTDIVTGIETGMETILVLTGVTSETEVERFAYRPTRVLASVGDIEIM; encoded by the coding sequence ATGGACGGAGTGCTCGTACGGGGTCGGACACCGATTCCCGGAGCGCAGGACTTCATCGGTCGTCTTCTGGAGACCGAGACGAAATTTCTGATCATGACCAACAATCCGCAGTACACGCCCCGGGATCTCCAGCACCGCCTGGCGAGCGTCGGCCTCTGCGTGCCCGAGGACAGACTCTACACATCGGCCATGGCGACCGCAGGATTCCTGGCGAAACAGCGTCCGAGAGGCACGGCGTTTGCCATCGGGGAATCGGGTCTCACGAGCGCGCTCCACGATGTCGGTTATGTGCTGACCAGTTCCAACCCCGACTACGTGGTGCTCGGGGAGACCAGTTCATACAACTTCGAGCAGGTCACCCAAGCGATCCGTCTGATAGCGGCGGGATCTCGTTTCATTGCCACGAATCCCGATCCGACTGGTCCGTCCGAGAAGGGCGTCACCCCAGCGTGCGGTGCGATGGCCTCGCTCATTGAGGCGGCCACCGGGGTCAAACCTTACTTCATCGGCAAGCCGAACCCCCTCATGATTCGAAGCGCACTGAACTTCCTCGACGCGCACTCCGAGTCGAGCGTGATGGTCGGCGATCGGATGGACACAGATATCGTCACGGGGATCGAGACGGGCATGGAGACGATTCTGGTGCTCACCGGAGTCACCTCCGAGACTGAGGTCGAGCGGTTCGCCTACCGCCCGACTCGAGTGCTTGCCTCGGTGGGAGATATTGAGATCATGTAG